A genomic region of Catalinimonas niigatensis contains the following coding sequences:
- a CDS encoding transglutaminase-like domain-containing protein — protein MMNFHIGYEAQNEYDHDVHEAFFEFLVRPCDNENQQVTWEKSSNSNDGDPFRSKNVFGYESICFRIAGPFNEFAFKYDCKVQKDSEGYIPIRNEQFSLVDEQQILNSEAFLVDHYLYIKQTRLTEYAQQWIPENMLYQQHMYLLDYVKQLNQAIYQYIKYTPNSTTVRTTAGEVWSKPCGVCQDYSHLMLGILRSQHIPARYVSGYLNQGKKFVGSAQMHAWVEVSIPKYGWIGLDPTNNLWADYHYIKVADGQDYEDCSPLRGHIKPSGINCTDHSVQVVEQ, from the coding sequence ATGAATTTTCACATTGGATATGAAGCCCAGAATGAGTACGACCATGATGTACACGAGGCTTTCTTTGAATTCCTGGTTAGGCCATGTGATAATGAAAACCAGCAGGTAACCTGGGAAAAAAGCAGCAATTCTAATGATGGTGATCCCTTCCGTAGTAAAAACGTATTTGGCTACGAGAGCATTTGTTTCAGAATAGCCGGACCTTTTAATGAATTTGCTTTTAAATATGACTGTAAAGTTCAAAAAGACAGCGAAGGATATATTCCGATTAGAAATGAACAATTCAGTCTTGTAGATGAGCAGCAAATATTGAATTCTGAAGCATTCCTGGTGGATCATTACCTGTATATAAAACAGACTCGCCTGACAGAATATGCGCAGCAGTGGATTCCCGAAAATATGCTTTATCAACAACACATGTATCTCCTGGATTACGTGAAGCAACTCAACCAGGCGATTTATCAATATATCAAATACACGCCTAATTCAACAACTGTACGTACCACTGCCGGAGAGGTGTGGAGCAAACCCTGCGGAGTATGTCAGGATTACAGCCACCTGATGCTGGGGATCTTACGCAGCCAGCATATTCCGGCACGTTATGTTTCCGGCTATCTCAATCAGGGGAAAAAGTTTGTAGGTTCTGCGCAAATGCATGCCTGGGTAGAAGTTTCCATTCCTAAATATGGATGGATAGGCCTAGACCCTACCAACAATCTTTGGGCAGACTATCATTATATAAAAGTAGCCGACGGACAGGATTATGAGGATTGTAGCCCATTAAGAGGCCACATCAAGCCCAGCGGTATTAACTGTACGGATCATTCGGTACAGGTTGTGGAACAGTAG